The Amycolatopsis mongoliensis genome includes a window with the following:
- a CDS encoding TIGR03618 family F420-dependent PPOX class oxidoreductase encodes MTIDRGADFRAFWTERRLATLTTVRPDGTPHVVAVGVTVDFDAGLARVITFSSSVKARLIRAAGADGVPVAVCQLEGPKWSTLEGRAVLRDDPESVRDAENRYAARYRQPKPNPQRVVLEITVHRILGNA; translated from the coding sequence ATGACGATCGACCGCGGCGCGGACTTCCGCGCCTTCTGGACCGAGCGCCGGCTGGCCACCCTGACGACGGTCCGGCCGGACGGCACCCCGCACGTCGTCGCGGTCGGCGTGACGGTGGACTTCGACGCCGGGCTCGCGCGCGTGATCACGTTCTCGTCGTCGGTCAAGGCCCGGCTGATCCGGGCCGCGGGCGCGGACGGTGTCCCCGTCGCCGTCTGCCAGCTGGAGGGCCCGAAGTGGTCCACTTTGGAAGGACGCGCGGTCCTGCGCGACGACCCGGAGTCGGTACGGGACGCGGAAAACCGCTACGCGGCACGCTACCGGCAGCCCAAGCCGAACCCGCAGCGCGTGGTCCTGGAGATCACCGTGCACCGGATCCTCGGCAACGCCTGA
- a CDS encoding RidA family protein has product MPITLVNPRELPEIDVYHQVSIASGTKLVFVAGQVAWDTEPDLAAQVEQCYLNVGTALTAAGGSFDDVAKLTCYVVGWTPDKMPALLAGIARAAEKLGTTAKPPASLIGVAALDVPEHLVEVEATAVL; this is encoded by the coding sequence GTGCCGATCACCCTGGTGAACCCCCGAGAGCTGCCCGAGATCGACGTGTACCACCAGGTGTCGATCGCGTCGGGGACGAAGCTGGTCTTCGTCGCCGGGCAGGTCGCCTGGGACACCGAACCCGACCTCGCCGCGCAGGTCGAGCAGTGCTACCTCAACGTCGGCACGGCCTTGACCGCGGCCGGCGGTTCGTTCGACGACGTCGCGAAGCTGACCTGCTACGTCGTCGGCTGGACGCCGGACAAGATGCCGGCGCTGCTGGCCGGGATCGCGCGAGCCGCGGAGAAGCTGGGGACGACCGCGAAACCGCCCGCCAGCCTCATCGGCGTGGCCGCGCTGGACGTCCCCGAGCACCTGGTCGAGGTCGAAGCCACCGCGGTGCTCTAG
- a CDS encoding TetR/AcrR family transcriptional regulator translates to MPPVTRQAYFAAALDVLAEHGFTELNVGRLCRGLGVTSGSFYHHFGGWPGFVEQLLDHWENRQVLILRERNFGSGGPSADFAALMDLTLGLPHEAEAAIRAWAANDETVRAAQKRVDSARLRTVGKAVKGIVGDGDLARTLTSLGMAMLVGHQQLASAGEHSELATLLAEYTRLVHSRRS, encoded by the coding sequence ATGCCCCCGGTGACGCGGCAGGCGTATTTCGCGGCCGCCCTCGACGTGCTGGCCGAGCACGGGTTCACCGAGCTGAACGTCGGGAGGCTGTGCCGCGGCCTCGGCGTGACGAGCGGGTCGTTCTACCACCACTTCGGCGGCTGGCCGGGCTTCGTGGAGCAGCTCCTGGACCACTGGGAAAACCGGCAGGTCCTCATCCTGCGCGAACGGAACTTCGGCAGCGGCGGCCCGTCGGCGGACTTCGCCGCGCTGATGGACCTGACGCTCGGCCTGCCCCACGAGGCCGAGGCCGCCATCCGCGCGTGGGCCGCGAACGACGAAACCGTGCGGGCGGCCCAGAAACGCGTCGACTCCGCGCGGCTGCGGACGGTCGGCAAGGCGGTCAAGGGCATCGTCGGCGACGGTGACCTCGCGCGGACGCTCACGTCCCTGGGCATGGCGATGCTGGTGGGGCACCAGCAGCTGGCGTCGGCGGGGGAGCACAGCGAGCTGGCGACCCTGCTGGCCGAGTACACACGGCTGGTGCACTCCCGCCGGTCGTGA
- a CDS encoding long-chain-fatty-acid--CoA ligase — translation MPEDVRPRVRLFGDLLAHWARERPGDTALVFGAQSWTWTEFDERVRRLSGALAAAGVTRGDRVAFVDKNHPACLETTFAAAGIGAANAVVNWRLSGDELAYVLKDAGAKVVFVGAELVPALDAVRDRLPALERVVVVGGEHDEYEPFLAGAAPHTAPGLDEDDGVLIMYTSGTTGFPKGAVLTHRSVIAHGLSAGTAFPIGPGDVNLVAMPLFHVGGSCYAVSGFLYGEPSYLTREPDAASLFAALRAGITHAFLVPAVVAGIAQAGEAALEAFARLKYLCYGASPMPLPLLRTALAAWPDTRFAQVYGMTELSGAVTALTPEAHRDASRPERLASAGTALSGVDIRIVDPATFEDTEVGEVWIRTEQRMAGYLGKPEATAETIVDGWVRTGDVGRLDDGGFLFLEDRVKDMIITGGENVYSPEVERVVAEFPGVAEVAVIGVPDERWGEQVKAVVAGDQLDVDKLMEFCRERLAHYKCPRSVDVVEALPRNATGKILKRSLREPYWRDRDRNV, via the coding sequence ATGCCCGAAGACGTCCGCCCCCGGGTCCGGCTGTTCGGCGACCTCCTGGCGCACTGGGCGCGGGAACGCCCCGGAGACACCGCGCTCGTCTTCGGTGCGCAGTCCTGGACCTGGACGGAGTTCGACGAGCGGGTCCGGCGGCTCTCGGGCGCGCTCGCGGCGGCCGGCGTCACCCGGGGCGACCGCGTCGCCTTCGTCGACAAGAACCACCCCGCCTGCCTGGAGACGACCTTCGCGGCGGCCGGCATCGGCGCCGCGAACGCCGTGGTCAACTGGCGGCTTTCCGGGGACGAACTGGCATACGTCCTCAAGGACGCCGGTGCGAAGGTCGTCTTCGTCGGCGCGGAGCTCGTACCCGCGCTCGACGCGGTCCGCGACCGGCTGCCCGCGCTGGAACGCGTGGTCGTCGTCGGCGGGGAGCACGACGAGTACGAGCCGTTCCTGGCGGGCGCCGCGCCGCACACGGCGCCCGGCCTCGACGAGGACGACGGCGTCCTGATCATGTACACCAGCGGCACCACCGGCTTCCCGAAGGGCGCGGTGCTCACGCACCGCAGCGTCATCGCCCACGGCCTCTCCGCAGGCACCGCGTTCCCGATCGGCCCCGGCGACGTCAACCTCGTCGCGATGCCGCTGTTCCACGTCGGCGGCAGCTGCTACGCCGTTTCCGGGTTCCTCTACGGCGAACCGTCCTACCTGACCCGCGAGCCGGACGCGGCGTCGCTGTTCGCGGCGCTGCGGGCCGGGATCACGCACGCCTTCCTGGTGCCCGCCGTGGTCGCCGGGATCGCGCAGGCCGGCGAGGCCGCGCTCGAGGCGTTCGCCCGCCTGAAGTACCTCTGCTACGGCGCGTCGCCGATGCCGCTCCCGTTGCTGCGCACGGCGCTCGCCGCGTGGCCGGACACCCGGTTCGCCCAGGTCTACGGCATGACCGAGCTGTCCGGCGCGGTCACCGCGCTGACCCCGGAGGCGCACCGGGACGCCTCACGCCCCGAGCGGCTGGCGTCCGCGGGCACCGCACTGTCCGGAGTGGACATCCGGATCGTCGACCCGGCGACGTTCGAGGACACCGAGGTCGGCGAGGTGTGGATCCGCACGGAGCAGCGGATGGCGGGCTACCTCGGCAAGCCCGAGGCGACCGCGGAGACCATCGTGGACGGCTGGGTGCGCACCGGCGACGTCGGGCGCCTCGACGACGGCGGGTTCCTGTTCCTCGAGGACCGCGTCAAGGACATGATCATCACCGGCGGTGAGAACGTCTACTCACCGGAGGTCGAGCGCGTCGTCGCGGAGTTCCCCGGCGTGGCCGAGGTGGCCGTGATCGGCGTGCCGGACGAGCGCTGGGGCGAGCAGGTCAAGGCCGTCGTCGCCGGCGACCAGCTCGATGTCGACAAACTCATGGAGTTCTGCCGCGAGCGCCTGGCCCACTACAAGTGCCCGCGCAGCGTCGACGTCGTGGAAGCGTTGCCGCGCAACGCGACCGGCAAGATCCTCAAGCGTTCGCTGCGGGAACCGTACTGGCGGGACCGGGACCGGAACGTCTGA
- a CDS encoding GTPase: MTQDVRDLLHAAAGLYRDDPRASAVLHDCLDRLEQPLRVAFAGAPSSGKTTLAAALGEWPTRALRDLVLLDDPGPADDLPDATVRLVRHLEPDELAAAHPPGGSAFARQSAVNSVLVLARADEVGAGRIDALLTAKQLARRAWREDPLCTGFLGVIAVAGQLAYGGRSLRDDEFDLLAAFAAVPREELERHVLSVDSFTDPAFPGPIPVETRRSLVVRFGLFGVRLALTLIRTGCDDRVKLSAELVRRSGLGELRDTLAGCFVARAEALKARTAIIRLEALLAAQPRPGGDRLVSRVERFAAAAHDFRELRLIADIRGGRTALSGEPAEEAVRLLGAQGTAPADRLGLEPDADPGDIYDAGLDALRRWRHEAERPDRPHAERTAAHVVVRSAEGLLALFA; the protein is encoded by the coding sequence GTGACCCAGGACGTCCGCGACCTGCTGCACGCCGCGGCCGGGCTCTACCGCGACGACCCGCGCGCTTCGGCGGTCCTGCACGACTGCCTGGACCGGCTGGAGCAGCCGTTGCGCGTCGCCTTCGCCGGGGCGCCGTCGTCGGGGAAGACGACGCTCGCGGCGGCGCTGGGCGAGTGGCCGACGCGGGCGCTGCGCGACCTCGTGCTGCTGGACGACCCCGGCCCGGCCGACGACCTCCCGGACGCGACGGTGCGGCTCGTGCGGCACCTCGAACCGGACGAGCTCGCGGCGGCGCACCCGCCGGGCGGCTCGGCGTTCGCGCGGCAGAGCGCGGTCAACTCGGTGCTGGTGCTGGCCAGAGCCGACGAGGTCGGCGCGGGCCGGATCGACGCGTTGCTGACCGCCAAGCAGCTCGCGCGGCGGGCCTGGCGCGAAGACCCGCTGTGCACGGGGTTCCTGGGCGTGATCGCCGTCGCCGGGCAGCTGGCCTACGGCGGGCGGTCCCTGCGCGACGACGAGTTCGACCTCCTGGCGGCCTTCGCCGCGGTGCCGCGCGAAGAGCTCGAACGGCACGTGCTTTCGGTGGACTCGTTCACCGATCCCGCGTTCCCCGGCCCGATCCCGGTCGAGACGCGGCGGTCGCTGGTGGTGCGGTTCGGGCTGTTCGGCGTCCGCCTGGCGCTGACGCTGATCCGCACCGGCTGCGACGACCGCGTCAAGCTGTCGGCGGAGCTGGTCCGCCGCAGCGGTCTCGGCGAGCTGCGGGACACCCTCGCCGGGTGTTTCGTGGCGCGGGCCGAGGCGCTGAAGGCCCGCACGGCGATCATCCGGCTGGAGGCGTTGCTGGCGGCTCAGCCCCGCCCGGGCGGCGACCGGCTGGTGTCCCGGGTGGAGCGTTTCGCGGCGGCCGCGCACGACTTCCGCGAGCTGCGCCTGATCGCCGACATCCGCGGCGGCCGCACGGCGCTGTCCGGGGAGCCGGCGGAGGAGGCGGTCAGGTTGCTGGGCGCCCAGGGCACGGCCCCGGCCGATCGTCTGGGCCTGGAGCCGGACGCGGACCCGGGGGACATCTACGACGCGGGGCTGGACGCGCTGCGGCGGTGGCGGCACGAGGCGGAGCGGCCGGACCGGCCCCACGCCGAGCGAACCGCGGCCCACGTCGTGGTGCGCTCGGCCGAGGGGCTCCTGGCGCTGTTCGCCTAG
- a CDS encoding Hsp70 family protein — MPYVLGIDVAQGRTHAATCRRQGPGWGDPEPLWLGERTPAAASALFLDDEGYLLTGDAAAQAGARVPSRLLTGFHRRIGDDVPMLVEGEPFPPETLTTVLVEGIAEHAANLLGGAPHHLVLTHPGDWGGYRRDVLRRALADAGFPAVTLVPGSIAALGAHLPVPGPGATAAGVCEFGADGVNVTLATATGSGGWQPAATAEGVAPAAALSTLFALAGAASTSPKRLAGVVFCGDVPPHALPARPPCPVFAGPVPPAAAALGAAALATLRADHRGAPHEPPAVETTLLPQVDTFGDLGERPPRPPVEITPFELPEKSSPMNLFRRRRPLAAAILVLAAAVSAVVITVTAREATAGPDQSPAPSHCARPGAPSGEGHC, encoded by the coding sequence TTGCCCTACGTCCTCGGGATCGATGTGGCACAGGGGCGGACCCACGCCGCGACCTGCCGACGTCAAGGCCCCGGCTGGGGCGACCCCGAACCGCTCTGGCTGGGTGAACGAACCCCCGCCGCCGCGTCCGCGCTGTTCCTGGACGACGAGGGGTACCTGCTCACGGGGGACGCGGCCGCGCAGGCGGGCGCCCGGGTCCCGTCCCGGCTGCTCACCGGCTTCCACCGGCGGATCGGCGACGACGTGCCGATGCTCGTCGAAGGCGAGCCGTTCCCGCCCGAGACGCTGACCACCGTGCTCGTCGAAGGCATCGCCGAGCACGCCGCGAACCTGCTCGGCGGCGCCCCGCACCACCTGGTGCTGACCCACCCCGGCGACTGGGGCGGCTACCGCCGCGACGTGCTGCGCCGCGCCCTGGCCGACGCCGGGTTCCCCGCGGTCACGCTGGTCCCCGGCTCGATCGCCGCGCTCGGCGCGCACCTGCCGGTCCCCGGTCCCGGCGCGACCGCGGCCGGGGTCTGCGAGTTCGGCGCCGACGGCGTGAACGTCACGCTGGCCACGGCGACCGGCTCGGGCGGGTGGCAGCCGGCCGCGACTGCCGAGGGCGTGGCCCCGGCCGCGGCGCTCAGCACGCTCTTCGCCCTCGCGGGCGCGGCGTCGACGTCCCCCAAGCGCCTCGCCGGCGTGGTGTTCTGCGGCGACGTCCCGCCGCACGCACTGCCGGCCCGGCCGCCGTGCCCGGTGTTCGCGGGACCGGTTCCGCCGGCGGCCGCCGCACTCGGCGCAGCCGCCCTCGCGACACTGCGTGCGGACCACCGGGGTGCCCCGCACGAACCCCCCGCCGTCGAGACCACCCTGCTCCCCCAGGTGGACACGTTCGGTGACCTCGGCGAGCGGCCGCCCCGGCCGCCGGTCGAGATCACGCCGTTCGAGCTGCCCGAAAAGAGCAGCCCGATGAACCTGTTCCGGCGGCGGCGCCCCCTCGCCGCCGCGATCCTCGTGCTCGCCGCGGCCGTCTCGGCCGTGGTGATCACCGTCACCGCCCGCGAAGCCACCGCCGGCCCCGACCAGTCCCCCGCCCCGAGCCACTGCGCCCGCCCCGGCGCCCCCTCCGGTGAAGGTCACTGTTGA
- a CDS encoding winged helix-turn-helix transcriptional regulator: MVTEQDADLSRADSLAREIFSDVANKWAFLIIETLGDRTLRFSALRDAVEGISHKMLTQNLRMLERNGLVEREVHPTVPPRVEYTLTEPGQGLRATVDSMCGWTRRYLGDIEAARGRFAR, from the coding sequence ATGGTGACCGAGCAGGACGCGGACCTCTCCCGCGCGGACTCCTTGGCGCGCGAGATCTTCTCCGACGTCGCCAACAAGTGGGCGTTCCTGATCATCGAGACCCTCGGCGACCGCACCCTGCGCTTCAGCGCGCTCCGGGACGCGGTCGAGGGCATCAGCCACAAGATGCTCACCCAGAACCTGCGCATGCTGGAGCGCAACGGGCTGGTCGAGCGCGAGGTGCACCCGACCGTGCCGCCGCGGGTCGAGTACACGCTCACCGAACCGGGGCAGGGGCTGCGCGCGACCGTCGACAGCATGTGCGGCTGGACGCGGCGGTACCTCGGGGACATCGAGGCCGCCCGCGGCCGCTTTGCCCGTTGA
- a CDS encoding IniB N-terminal domain-containing protein, producing MDSVQTLHDFALNLLNDPTALAAFGTDPQGALAAAGLGDVSAADVHEVIPLVLDFVPVDSLPAVGGLPAVGSLPGLGTDAPGIQGAIDQLTALTAGLGLPATPELPGVGDLGVGELPGVGQLPAVGALPGVNDVTNAANATALAGNVTGAVLGGDLAGGLDSAALTNLTAAPAYLTDPESGVTGNVAYAAAAGVGETQQVLATSNAEIHEVNGHIGDVTNTLGVSDTVGSLTGHIGDFSGILQGAGDVASSHGGHGAGHGPLGEVTSVVTNATGINVEHDVAGAVGDVASGNSAGTAVHDVVSDVADVSHNALGNLHVGDIASNDIHLGH from the coding sequence ATGGACTCCGTGCAGACGTTGCACGACTTCGCCCTGAACCTGCTCAACGACCCGACCGCGCTCGCCGCGTTCGGGACGGACCCGCAGGGCGCCCTCGCTGCCGCCGGTCTCGGTGACGTCAGCGCCGCCGACGTGCACGAGGTCATCCCGCTGGTGCTCGACTTCGTCCCGGTCGACAGCCTCCCGGCCGTCGGTGGCCTCCCCGCCGTCGGCAGCCTCCCCGGCCTCGGCACCGACGCCCCGGGCATCCAGGGTGCGATCGACCAGCTCACCGCCCTCACCGCGGGCCTCGGCCTGCCGGCCACCCCGGAGCTGCCGGGTGTCGGCGACCTCGGCGTCGGCGAGCTGCCCGGCGTGGGCCAGCTGCCCGCCGTCGGCGCGCTCCCGGGCGTGAACGACGTCACCAACGCCGCCAACGCGACCGCGCTGGCCGGCAACGTGACCGGTGCCGTCCTCGGCGGCGACCTGGCGGGCGGCCTCGACTCGGCCGCGCTGACCAACCTGACCGCCGCTCCGGCTTACCTCACCGACCCCGAGTCGGGCGTGACCGGCAACGTGGCCTACGCCGCGGCCGCGGGCGTCGGCGAGACCCAGCAGGTCCTCGCCACCTCCAACGCGGAGATCCACGAGGTCAACGGCCACATCGGCGACGTGACCAACACCCTCGGCGTCAGCGACACGGTGGGCAGCCTCACCGGCCACATCGGTGACTTCTCCGGCATCCTCCAGGGCGCCGGCGACGTCGCGTCCTCGCACGGCGGCCACGGCGCCGGCCACGGCCCGCTGGGCGAGGTCACCAGCGTCGTGACCAACGCCACCGGCATCAACGTCGAGCACGACGTCGCCGGCGCGGTCGGGGACGTCGCCAGCGGCAACAGCGCCGGCACCGCCGTCCACGACGTCGTCTCCGACGTGGCGGACGTCAGCCACAACGCGCTGGGCAACCTGCACGTCGGCGACATCGCCTCGAACGACATCCACCTCGGGCACTGA
- a CDS encoding glycosyl hydrolase family 8, with protein sequence MKKIVRAVVATAALAAGLLSVPTTAAAAGTPYVPGTLRPSVSQATQDQALQKYYDFWKKNFLTTKCGSGTYAVLSKDADHSFVAEGEGYGLTISAMMADKDTQARSIVDGILKFVKAHPSVNNKDLHAAEQDANCKSVNGSDSATDGDLEIAYGLLIADKKWGSTGSVNYQAEAVRIINAIKKSEVDSTTKFTLLGDWGNDAEYRNSSRSSDWMPGHLRAFAKATGDSFWDSVRTRSETAVSQLQSQYAPNTGLLPDFVVNTNSTPKPAPADFLEGPYDGKYSWNACRDPWHLGADAITASGSAATAQVRKMNTWIKSATGGDPAKIQSGYSLSGSKTESGQHPCFTAPFAVAAMTDAGSQAWLDKLWTSISSWSPDATDYYGTGITVQVLLILSGNYVAA encoded by the coding sequence ATGAAGAAGATCGTCCGGGCGGTGGTGGCCACGGCCGCACTCGCCGCCGGCCTGCTGAGCGTGCCCACGACCGCGGCCGCGGCCGGCACGCCGTACGTCCCGGGGACCCTGCGGCCGTCCGTTTCGCAGGCCACGCAGGACCAGGCGCTGCAGAAGTACTACGACTTCTGGAAGAAGAACTTCCTCACCACCAAGTGCGGCAGCGGCACCTACGCCGTGCTGTCGAAGGACGCCGACCACTCCTTCGTCGCCGAAGGGGAGGGCTACGGCCTGACGATCTCGGCCATGATGGCCGACAAGGACACCCAGGCCCGCTCGATCGTCGACGGGATCCTGAAGTTCGTGAAGGCCCACCCGTCGGTCAACAACAAGGACCTGCACGCGGCCGAGCAGGACGCGAACTGCAAGAGCGTCAACGGCAGCGACTCCGCGACCGACGGCGACCTGGAAATCGCGTACGGCCTGCTCATCGCCGACAAGAAGTGGGGCAGCACCGGCTCGGTGAACTACCAGGCCGAGGCCGTCCGGATCATCAACGCCATCAAGAAGTCCGAGGTCGACAGCACCACGAAGTTCACGCTGCTCGGCGACTGGGGCAACGACGCGGAGTACCGGAACAGCTCGCGCTCGTCGGACTGGATGCCCGGGCACCTGCGAGCATTCGCGAAGGCCACCGGCGACAGCTTCTGGGACTCGGTGCGCACCCGGTCGGAGACAGCCGTGAGCCAGCTGCAGTCGCAGTACGCGCCGAACACCGGGCTGCTGCCGGACTTCGTCGTCAACACGAACTCGACGCCGAAGCCGGCGCCGGCGGACTTCCTCGAGGGCCCGTACGACGGCAAGTACAGCTGGAACGCCTGCCGCGACCCGTGGCACCTCGGCGCGGACGCGATCACGGCCTCCGGCAGCGCGGCCACGGCCCAGGTCCGCAAGATGAACACGTGGATCAAGTCGGCGACGGGTGGCGACCCGGCCAAGATCCAGAGCGGCTACTCGCTGTCGGGCTCGAAGACCGAGAGCGGCCAGCACCCGTGCTTCACGGCCCCGTTCGCGGTGGCGGCGATGACGGACGCGGGCAGCCAGGCGTGGCTGGACAAGCTGTGGACGTCGATCTCGTCGTGGTCCCCGGACGCGACGGACTACTACGGGACGGGGATCACGGTCCAGGTGCTGCTCATCCTGAGCGGCAACTACGTGGCCGCTTAG
- a CDS encoding dynamin family protein codes for MTAPAWLEVLNETLDACRTHGRADLAERLRRRRDAPEGQIRLGVLGFPKQGKGYLLNAVLNAPVCAVGDAPTPEVPTEIGYAPEPAATLVGRSRERTPVAVERLTSELGARPAGTLSRVEVGVPRELLSAGLVLVDTPPVGDPRSPRTAAALDLLAEADAVILVSDATAPLSAAELALARHVRTWCPHVVLALTKIDASPGWRAVAERNRGMLAEAGIDAPVLPVSAVVREAAAKAGDAELNARSGFPELLTWIAEQAARPPEQSRALLAAVGVRAAAAELVESLRDRVDAAGQDAGLGQAALLQRAQRRADDLRRRNTRWQNLLSDEITDLMGDVEYDLRERTRKIVNTIDQTFDEGDPVKVWEEFAVWLDEALTEAVETNYSWLAERAQWVAQAVAACFGAQYDQALPDLPLDGSGAEDLDDVRRPKIEKFKIGHQAFTGLRGSYGGVLMFGLITSLPWLGLQLINPISLGAGAAFAVKTIRDEGGMRLQRRQAVAKQAAQRHVDDVFLRYSKEFRDAIRGVQRRLRDHFTGLAEDLADELTRERETIMAGSAERERRTGHIRKEIDRLAGLHQRAGELGTIAGRKRRELSA; via the coding sequence GTGACCGCACCGGCTTGGCTCGAAGTGCTCAACGAGACGCTGGACGCGTGCCGCACCCACGGCCGCGCCGATCTCGCCGAGCGCCTCCGCAGACGTCGAGACGCCCCCGAGGGGCAGATCCGCCTCGGCGTGCTCGGATTCCCCAAACAGGGCAAGGGATACCTGCTCAACGCGGTGCTGAACGCGCCCGTGTGCGCGGTCGGCGACGCCCCGACCCCCGAGGTGCCGACCGAGATCGGCTACGCCCCCGAACCTGCCGCCACCCTGGTCGGCCGCTCCCGCGAACGGACCCCCGTCGCGGTCGAACGGCTCACCAGTGAGCTCGGCGCCCGGCCCGCCGGCACACTCAGCCGCGTCGAGGTCGGCGTGCCGCGCGAGCTCCTTTCCGCCGGGCTCGTCCTCGTGGACACCCCGCCGGTCGGCGACCCGCGGTCGCCGCGCACCGCCGCCGCGCTCGACCTGCTCGCCGAAGCGGACGCCGTGATCCTCGTCTCCGACGCGACGGCGCCGCTCAGCGCCGCCGAGCTCGCGCTGGCCCGCCACGTCCGCACCTGGTGCCCGCACGTCGTGCTGGCGCTCACCAAGATCGACGCCTCGCCGGGGTGGCGCGCGGTCGCCGAGCGCAACCGCGGGATGCTCGCCGAGGCCGGGATCGACGCGCCCGTGCTGCCGGTTTCGGCCGTCGTGCGCGAAGCCGCCGCGAAGGCCGGCGACGCCGAGCTCAACGCGCGGTCGGGCTTTCCCGAGCTGCTCACCTGGATCGCCGAGCAGGCCGCGCGGCCGCCGGAGCAGTCCCGGGCACTGCTCGCCGCCGTCGGCGTGCGCGCCGCGGCCGCGGAGCTCGTCGAGTCGCTGCGCGACCGCGTGGACGCCGCGGGGCAGGACGCCGGGCTCGGGCAGGCCGCGCTGCTGCAGCGCGCGCAACGCCGCGCCGACGACCTGCGGCGGCGGAACACCCGGTGGCAGAACCTGCTTTCCGACGAGATCACCGACCTGATGGGCGACGTCGAGTACGACCTGCGCGAACGCACGCGCAAGATCGTCAACACCATCGACCAGACCTTCGACGAGGGCGACCCGGTGAAGGTCTGGGAAGAGTTCGCGGTCTGGCTGGACGAGGCGTTGACCGAAGCGGTCGAAACGAACTACTCCTGGCTGGCCGAACGGGCGCAGTGGGTCGCGCAGGCGGTCGCGGCGTGCTTCGGTGCCCAGTACGACCAGGCACTGCCGGACCTGCCGCTCGACGGTTCGGGCGCCGAAGACCTCGACGACGTCCGGCGGCCCAAGATCGAGAAGTTCAAGATCGGCCACCAGGCCTTCACCGGGCTTCGCGGGTCCTACGGTGGCGTCCTGATGTTCGGCCTGATCACCAGCCTGCCCTGGCTGGGGCTGCAGCTGATCAACCCGATCTCGCTCGGTGCGGGTGCCGCGTTCGCCGTGAAGACGATCCGCGACGAGGGCGGGATGCGGCTGCAGCGGCGCCAGGCCGTGGCCAAGCAGGCGGCGCAGCGGCACGTCGACGACGTCTTCCTCAGGTACAGCAAGGAGTTCCGCGACGCGATCCGCGGCGTGCAGCGGCGGCTGCGCGACCACTTCACCGGGTTGGCCGAGGACCTCGCGGACGAGCTGACGCGCGAGCGCGAGACGATCATGGCCGGTTCCGCGGAGCGCGAGCGGCGGACCGGGCACATCCGCAAGGAGATCGATCGCCTGGCCGGGCTGCACCAGCGCGCGGGCGAGCTCGGCACGATCGCCGGGCGGAAGCGGCGGGAGCTCTCGGCGTGA